The nucleotide sequence GAAGTATAGATTCCACACTACACAGTGTCCTCAAGTTTGTATTTCTAAAGGAATGCAAATGGTTCCTGTGACTCTAAAATCCAAGAAAGAGTAAAGAAATAGCATTTataacatataaacattataaaaaagagCAAAGTCTAAGTTCATAAATATGGTCATTGATGTCATgtggtttatttaattttagcTGGGATGTCATTGAGTCAGTCCAGGAGGGCAAGTCTGCGTCAGGATCTCCATTCACAGACTTCTGGATGAGCTTCAAACTGTTCATTGAGGAGACTTCCTCTTTTAAACAGCAGAATCCAGGCAAGGTACGGATGCATTGACTGTGGACTCTTTGTGCAGAACAGTATGAGGCAGCGCTGGAATTTTAAACACTGTATTTGTCTCTTACCACAGTTCTGTCTGCTGGTATGCAGTATGTGTTCGTTTTTGGCAATACTTGGCCGTTACATTCCGGGGGTTGTTATTTCATACATCTTAGGTAAGTGCCCAAGTTGGTTCTACTCAAAAACACTGGCTAATTATTATCTTATGTGAAGTGCCTTGGTGTTCTATTGacatataaatatgttaataacaGTTGCACTGTTCAGCTCTTTAAGTTTAAGAATTATTTTATCCGTGCTGCTATTGGCAAAGTTTACCTTGGGTTCTTGGGTTTACCTCAAGAACGCATTAGAACACCTGACATGTGATTCCTAGTAGTGTAACTATGACGACATTCACTAAGTCTCTGGTTCCCAGCCGTcagcacataaacacactgGTAAGCGTGACACGCACATTAATAGTTTCTACATCTGTTTACTCCAGTGCTGGGCATTTTTCTCTGGCCGTTGGTGTCATCACAAGAGTTTGGGATGTGGTTTGAACCAGTTCTGCAGAAACTGGACTTCGGAGTTGGCGAGTTCATTCAGAAAATCAAGGAGAATCATGGTATGTCTGGAATACACAACGGTAAATGTGAAGCAGTTACAAATCTGAATTTTAGATTGTTTCCTTGGTGAGGTGACTAGCATAAACCAGCACCAGGGGAAATTTGTAAGAAGTTCATAATGTGCATTCTCCACTTTCCTTTATACCCTAGAGAAAAGGATACTTCGGTCACAAGTCGAGAAAGAGAGCATTGAAGCTGATCTGTCTTCCCTTTTCCCAAAGGTCAGCTATCACACAACTGGCAGGCTATTACTCACATGTTTATGATTATCCACTAAAAACTGTGAGCGTTACCTCATTTGTATATGTGAGAATTAACTGATATTGAACCAATCTCTTTCAGATGGACTCCACCGTGTGCAAAGAGCTGTCGATATCAGACACAGAGGTCTCTGAAGTAACATGGACTGACAATGGTACATTTAACCTTTCAGAGGGACACACGCCTCTGACAGAAAACTCAGACGGTAATCGCTATTATCTTTCAGAAATGTACACAAAATGGCCGAAAGAATGCTATTTGCTTTTTTAGCTATAGTCTGTACAGACTTCcacttaaaatcaaatgtaCACAACTGTGCAATCCCCATATCAAAATTTTGCAGGTCGAGCTCCTAAAAGAAATGGCCTGCACAAAACCCAGATGTGTGCTATATTGATTTTTCAATGAAATGTTCTACATATACACTATTTTTTTCTGGCAGTGTTTTGGTATGTGTGTACTTTTTGCCATGAAGAATAGTGTGtgaatgtatgtgtgttgtgttttaatgatttGTTAACTATAGAGCTGCAGTTACCTCCTGGAACTGGTTAACATGTTGgatgaataaatatatgaatagaAATTTATCTTAAAGATATTAATTAATATAGTCAATATAGTCTagattttattaagaaaaacaaTTGATAATATTccgttttttatttactgtttacaGGTATATGTTcgggtaaaattatcatttttgctttattctgtaaactacttacaatatttctcccaaatttaaaataaaaatattgtttctatatgCATTTAtctgcagaaaattaaaactggaaCTGTGTGTGTTATCAATAAACGACAAAACAGACTgggtaatttatttataaataacctttttctttttgtgaaaCTTATATGTGAATTGTGTCATAAATGTTGTGACTGACCGCCTTATGTTGCcataaagtatacttaaaaaaaataaagtttaggtCTTCATTGTTCTTTTTGACTGTCGATGTTTTCTAtaattgattttgaaatattttctaaTGTAGACTCAGACCGGAGAAGTGATGAGGAGGTCTTCACAGGTGGACTGCCTGAGTTTCCCTCGATGGACAATGGCTTGGGTACAAATGGAGAAGATGATGAAGATCTTAGCATTGGAATGCCCACCCCTCTGTCTCATCCCAGCAGGTATGGGTCCACACAGTCAGAAGAAGAACCTACAGTCCAACCCCTTGAGATTATGCAGAGGCTAGCAGGAGACATGATTACGGCAGCGGTCACGGCCGCAATGCAGGAACGTCTGGAGGCTGCCGTACCTCTAGCGCTGGTCCAGGCACTGGCTGAGGAATCAGACAGCGAGGCAGAGGACTTTGAGCTGTTGGACCAATCGGAGCTGGAACAGCTGGAGGGGGAGCTGGGCCTGGACAGAGAGAGCCGCGATAATCAGTCTAAGCCAAGTAAACCTTCAGGCTTTCTCTCAAAACTACTGGGACGCCACTGATCTTATTTAGAGGGCTTCCGCTTCCCTCTGTGATGGGATGTGGGTGGGAAGGTTTACAGGGAATGGTCCAGAGTTATAAAGGTATTACACAGTTTTAACTGTGCTGGTGTAATTCAGTTATTttgctataaaaaataaaagtcatcTGGGGAGGGAGGTTATTTATAAGGGGAGGGCGTATAGTGGCTGGTTTAGGCACTGCTTCATTTGAGTGGGTTGTTGTAGATGTTCCCATCAGCCTGTCAATGACCAGAGGGTTATGGACCAGAGTAATGTCACCGTTTTAGCTGTTAGGCTGGTAGATGCAGgatatttcaatgttttgctGCCAAATGGTTTTTCTCTTCATCTTAAAGCCTCCCACTAATAGACAATCAGCAgaaattttactttgttttctatttgttattttctcatGAAGGATTTTTGAAAAGCTATTGTAATCCCTTGCATGGATagttctgttttttattgttagatttttttattgtttttatttgcaccTTACTTTAGAGTGATACAAGGCACTGAGCAAACAGACACAGATTTACCTGTTGTCGGTTCCGTACGAGAGTTTGATTGTTGGTGATTGTCTGCCATCTGCCTGCATTGACAAAGCAGACGTGAGCACACTGCGGCCCTGTCGACGTATGATGTCTCcgtgaacagggtgcgcagtgCTATGCAATAtacgttggctgaaaatgtacacatggcCAGTCACTGTGTTCGGCCAGAATGTTTTGATTGGGCGAACATTttttggtcctacgcctttcacagattatataaaattatcaaaatataatatGTCCGCTATACTTAtagattgctatcaggatgtaaagagatttccaaccaatatggcaaaaaaaaattctagacaggatcacccaccctgcctttaaagGTTCATTTCTcagtgtaaaaaacaaaaatatgtcaaatccCATGAACAACTGTTAATCTGTAAACAATTGTTTATCTTTTTGATAAGGATTATTTTTAAGTGATAATTTACCAAAGAAGGAaacttctgtcatgaattactgtAACACCTTTGTTCATCTTCAGAACTCTTCTGACTCTGCCATAGACTAAAGGAATAAGCCCCAAGAAACAGTGGGTTACAGTTTTTTATAACGTTGTCCTAaaacccccttagctgttataaaatacactgtagCCCACTGCTTCACGgggtttattgcttttataaaacggttattccatatgtGGTGCAAGGTTTCATAATATAAAGTACATAAATTGATATTAAGGCTTTATAATGTGGTCAGCAGTTATAATTctgggtattttataacagcttagaACTTggatcaaccaatcagaattaagGACCAGGATAGACCGTTTTATAAAGCAACCCAACTACCACTCAATCGGCACAAAGCCAGTAGTGTCAGTCTCAAATACGCTGTTTCCTGCATCTGCTCCACAGCGCATGCAACACCAACACCGGCTAATGCATCAGCTCAAAGCGCATGCATCATGTACGGCGGCTCCAGCAGCAGCTCCACAGTGCATGTGCATGAATGGCGACTCCTGCGGCGACTCATGCGGTAGCTCCACAGCGCATGCGTCTTAAACACTGGCTCCTGCATTAGCTCCATAGTGCATGATTCATTAATTCTCCTGCATCACCTCCACAACACATGCATCGGGAATGCCAGCTCGTGCGTCAGCTCACTGCGCATGCGCCTTGAACACCGGCTCCTGCGTCCCCTCCTTAGCACATGTGTTGTGAATGCCGGCTCCTGTGTCAGCTCCATAACACATGCGTCGTGAATGCTGGCTCCTGCGATAGCTCCATAGCGCTGCGTATACATCTGCACACGCATTAAGACTAATGCAGAAAATAGAAATTGCACACAAAAAGTATTTTCGTAttcataaaattacatttgaacCACTGTAGTCACATGGACTATCTAATGATGTTTTACTACCTTTCTGCACTTTGAGTGTATGTTGCGTTGCTGTCTATGGTGGCGTATAGAGCTCTTGGAACTCATCAAAACTATCTTAAGTTGTGttccaaaaataaatgaaggtcTTTTCTTTgatgaactatccatttatgttttctgtaagAAAGAGACCAGACATATTATTTGTAAAtgcctctttaaaaaatgtactttaagaGGCACATATATCCAAGACCACATTTCTGTTCACAGTGAGATTGGTGTGTAATGCATAtctaaatgtataatttataacaAACTACTGATGTattataaatgatgaattttgtTTTGACACGGATCAGCAGCCACCTTCTGTAACACAGTGACTGAATGAACATGGGTTTcacaaatcaatttttttcaattttctgcCACTCATAATGAATGctgtctaaaaataaatatgaattaatgtcagttagatttttgttatttaaatatagtACTTTTTTCATATATGTGTCTCATTTTAGATTGCTGCCATGCACATATGATGGCCTTATATGACTGCAAAATATGGTtgtacacacacaatatcaagAATGTGATTAAAAACCTTATGATTGAACATTATTTTCATCTTTCGATTATTCTGAGCATCACATTTGAAGACAAGTATACTTGTTTGAAAAGatcttaaatgttttcaaatatatagCTATAGCTTTCTACCTAATTCAGTATTACAGGTAATTTTAAATTTTATCCAGATGCTAGTAAAAAATGAGGCACTTTCACTGGTTTACAAGGTAAGGGGAGGCTCAGTCCCCAtaaaacagaccattttaagcaCCATGTAGCACCAAAACAGCACCAACCCTACATCACCCAAAACATTTCCTAAAGTCAGCAGCACAGACACGTTTTAGTGTTTCAGTTCATTACATCACTATGTGGGATTTGGGACAATGTTTATACCAGAAATGAAAAAttttcatcattaattcaccctcatgcaaaacttgtatgactttctctgcagaaaacaaaagaagatattttgaagacagtctgtaaccaaacaacatcggacCCCAATGACTGGTGAAGAATGAGTTCATTAGGAACAAATTTGTCTTTAAGTAAAATGTGTTTAGTTTTATGTATTAAGTTCTGAAAGAAATTAAGAGAATGTTACTTTAAAAGTTAAGCACTCTGAAacggttaaaaaataaatgcatgtctTGTGGTCCTTTAGGGGTTCAGCCCCAGCAGGAGGTGTTTTTACTACAGAACCATTTCTTTATGAAGTGAGTTCTTTAATGTGGTGTTATATCTGGCTTggggcaaaaataaaaatcaaagaaGCCAAACACACCTGATGTGTCTGTCATGCTTTTCATTTCATGTAAATTTATGCTACAAACTAAGATAAAAGAGACAAAACGTTAACTGCACAATCcttcctttttattatttatgacacCAAATGTCTGGGTTATTGTAATAGACATTTACCTATTTGTGCTTTTATCTGTTTGTAACTTTTATCACAACTTTGAAACTTAAATACAAGAATGAATCTTTTTTATGAATGAAGTCTTGAgtttttttgtactgttttcTGCAAACGTTGTGTTGTTGGCTTGAGAGACACATAGAAACATAGTAATTTTACAAAAGCTGTGTTTTTCTCAGACAATGCTAATGGAAAAACATTTGTAGACATGTAGCTTGTCTCAAATCTTGTAAACAGACATGACTGAACCACTATGAGTTTTATCACCTTGACCTTCCTGCCACGTTTCTgcaacatactttacaaaaaaaaaagaaactcacTTGTCAAGTTTGAAATATAGCAGCATTGGAATTGTAAAATGTGGAAAGTGTAAGTAAAAACGTCTACATTCCCATAGTCAAAAGCAATGCCATCTCTTTGAAATCTTTTGATGTTTCTTGATGAAAGCTAATTTCTTTCCTTAAATGTTTTTCCCGAGGACCACTGCCACTGGAACTCACTCAAAAATGTCTTAAACTGTGCCCAAAGTTACAAACATCTGTGAATCTTTTCAATGTTGCAAGTCCTGTCGAAAAATTGTATGTCTCCTGAAATGATCAAATCAATTTCTCAGCCATAATAGAGCAAAAGTGATTCTTCTCGTGGACATAAGCTGTAAAGCAATGAATACATAAAGTTGAAGTCAAGTATAACAGCAATTCATTCAGTAATGTGCCAATGCTTTTTAATGGATtttaatgtttgtcattttctaaAGTCATTTTCTCTAAAGTCTTCTCTGGCGCCAGGTGTTCCAAAATTCTGAGAGAACCTCACATTCTTCTACAAGTGGTATGTTAAAATTATGAGGCCATATCATGTTGGTGTTTTCAGCTGCTTCCAGCTTGGATTGCAGGTTTATGTGCTGTGTGAAACACCTGTTTGCAACCAGTCAGAAGTTTAATTATATGTGTAACAGTGGATGTGCTGATCCGGCCGTCCCATCATCATGACAGATGATGAATGATCTCAGTGGATACGATGACATAAAATACCAAATCAACTTCATAAGTGCATTTCACATGGCAAAGACAACGCGGTCATGTCGATTTGCCTTATTAGAAATGTCAGACCCTAAATCACTGAGcctgcggcacaactccttatCCAGGCACCGGTAATCTTAaagttggactactgcaatgctctccttgctggtcttcctgcaaaggctatcaaaccactccagctggttcagaatgcagcagcacgcATCGTCTTCCAAGAgtccaaaagggctcatgtgacaccccttttcatctcccTCCACTGGCTACAGATtaaagcccgtatcagattcaagtcactaatgcttgcctacaggaccatCACTGGATCTCCCCCGGCCTACTTTCATaccctcctacactcctacagcccatcaagaaccctgcgttTAGTAAAtgagcggcgtcttgtattgcctctCAAAAGGGCAGTGAATCTCTTTCctgctcattctccttcacaactccttcctggtggaacattttCCCCAACTCATTCCCTTAAAAACAtatctcacaacattcaaaaaactatttaaaacccatctcttctgtgtatactttacagacaaatgaaaaagaaaaggaaaaaacttacactctctctttttctcaacagatattgttctggcttttgtgaAAACTAGTAACTTGGCATTAGCAcctattgctcctgtatgacaaatgggcaattccagcgttatggatgtgacattttgcattatttacatgtacatttagtcatttagcagacgctttcatccaaagacttagggagcaacaagcgatatgtcatacatgaGCCTTATTACATTAGGAGACAATataaagttactggtttcaacaaagaATTAtgcattatggacgtgacattaaAATGCTCTGATaatgaatttgttacaattatattgaaccatctgtttatattttactgaacccttgttgatagagtctaaacataaaaaatgtcagtctatgaaaatatatatattaaaacaaaggGGGAAATATGtggtgttatggatgtgacaatccttaaaattaaaaaatcatgcactaaaaataaaacaaatgctttacaaatttgaagagagatctcacatgggtatttgaaccaccaaatgttaaaatctgtgcggTTACCGAAGTAAAAATCGCTGGTAAAAacttaaggttgacattttcactgaATTGCCCATATCGCTTTGTTGCTCCCTGAACTTTtagtaaatgactaaatgtaaatgtcacatCTGAAACAAATACTCCACTATTTAACAATAGATTGAGACTGAAATCAAGTGTCTTTGCAGTTTATAAAGAAACTACCTTATATGATATATGACAAGCCGTCATGCAGAACTATCACGTTAGGGCCATAAAAGTGGTAATATCAGacagtttttcttctttttttagaaAGTGTGAAGAAATTGCTAGATAACACCTTCTAAAAGTTGTTGACAGGAATCTGCTTGCTGGATgctgggggggggggtgttccAGCAGGGGTCTTTTCATGCTTTATGTTGTTGTGCTGTCTGTTTTGATTTCCAGAAACACAGAATTTTGTAGAACTTAACTTTTTATCCtaataaatcagaaaaacaaagcaaagcGTATCTGCAGAATAcagaataataaacacaaactagGGTGATAAAATCTGACATTGATCTTTGCACATGTTGtctcaaacaaaataattatttgccAGAATAGGGGAAGAGTTCAGATTAATGACAGATGGCACCCCATTCATCAACCAGTAAAATGGTATTTCCTTGATTATTTCTAAATCCCTCCGGCTCCTTCTACCAAGTTGGATCTTGCTGCTTTTCCTCCTATGACTAATTACAGGACTCCCATTGGTACATGAGCTGATTTTAGTGAGAGCCAATCCCAATAAGGGTAACAGCACGCTCCTTTCATATGACATGCCTTTTTGTTCTTAATGATCACCGAGCTCCTTAAAACTGTAGCGCTGCACGGCAGCACTTCAGAGGGTTTGGAGGGGAGAGCAGGGGCTGGGTAAAGAGTTAAGTACACCCCTACAGAGCCCGTTTAACAGCATCTTCAAAACTTCCTGCTGTAACAGGTAGGAGCTCATGACACACTCTCTTTTTATCTAGTTGGCAGGTGCTGAGATCTTTCAATGTGttactaaaatattaatatattttaaccaTCATATTTTGGGATCTTGTATATATTTATCCCATTATATTTGACTGGTATTTTACTTCTTCTGCTTCTGCCATACTGTCATTATTGTTGTATATTCTATAATTTTATGGTAAATGAAGATATAATCATTTGCTTCGTTTTTGCATCATCTTCTAAAAAAAGGGATATGacatgtaataaaatgttgtaGTCAGAACTGGCAAATTTACATAGTTATGTGTTCACActtacaaagaaagaaagaatataaCCAAAATTGCAATTGCAAAGGTGTTTCTGTAGCTCTGATGGTGTAATTGCAATAAAGAAACTGTTGAAAATGAgaaatctgtcttcatttactcaccgtcgaGTTGTCCCAtatctgcatacatttctttgttctgatgaatacagagaaagatatttggaaaaatgcttacaGCTCTTGGCCACCATGGAATAACGTTGTCCTTTTCCTAATAGTCAATGGTcatcaagaactgtttggtttcaagtatgcttccaaatatctttctctgtgtgcatcacaacaaagaaatgtatacagatttggaacaactcgagtaAATTAAgtcataattttcattttttgggtgaactgtacctttaagtgcAAAGGCCATAGATATGATTTTGAGGGAAGACACATAGGGGCCTACTGCATACTGATATACTACTTACCTTAAATTTACTGTAAGATGGTTTGGATGTGTCTGCAACaacttatttaaatattcaatatttaagATCActcttgttattttatgttttttgtatatAGGTGCcagtaacacaaaaacaatgggCAGGCTTTCTCTATACGTTATGATCTGTGGAATTGCCCTTGCAGTCTTAATGCCAGGTAGGCTTAATCTAAAGACAAAATATGCacttaaatacaattataacaTAACTCATATCTCAGAAAGTGATTAAGACTTATAGAAACTCTATTTGTAATTGATAGCGTTTACGTGGTGAGTATAATTTCAGCTTTATTTGTAGAATATGCAGCTTCTCTCATATTCTCTCATATTTCTTTTTCAGCCATAAGGGGCCATTCACAAAGCAAATATgagttgtgttttttgtgagtTGTGTGAATTGTGTTCAGGTATAATACTATGCAGCTTAATGCTACTGTGgagatgaaataaacaaataaaattgatcCCAAAAAAAAGCAAGTCAATAATAATGAAGCCGACTACCTCTAAAGTCCTAAGGGGTTTGTAACATGAGTTGGGTTCTTTATTCTGTATAAGATTGTGCAATGCTGTTAAAATTAATCTTTTTATAAACACTTTCGCAAAGTAGGCCTACAGTAAAATCTGTCAGTCAGTGAAACATTTTCCACAGTAAACAGATACAAACATTACAATACACAGCCTGCGGgctataaacattttaaaagaccCCCTAGTGGTAAAGTACATTCCACAAATGATTTTGCATGTACAGAACATTTTACAtccttcattttattttacagcactATGATAATTACAGCAGGAGCCCTGGGCTAGTTTTCAATCTCTTTGTAGTTTAACAGGTAGACTTGCAGGGGGTCCTGGAAATTGAAGCACTTAAAAATGCACTCTCAAAGAGGAGAGATTGTAGTCGGTGGAATGATGAGAAAAATGCATGCTTTGCACTCATAGGGGCACATAACTGTAGCTGGTTGGGATGTTTCTCCATTTGAGGATCTTGGGCATAAcaattttgtaacttttttattatgtggTCCAACACAGACTTTCTGAGTGCTGGCCCTGTAGGGCACCATGAAGACAAGAATggtaagtatgatttttttgtgtaattataTCATCATCAGTGTGGTTAACAGCACTCACGTCACAGCAACAGCCATTAAATATGAATCATAATGCCGAACGTTTTAAAAATGGAACCACAACAGCACCATTGAGTGATTCTTTGTCTCTATTTGTAACCTGAGTCTGACATGGGAAAACTTCCTTCTCGTTGCAATATCTTATATACAACTCATAACATAATGATTAAAACTCCTCTGTCGTTATTATTCATCACACTTCACAAAGTTTGAATATACCTGCCTTTATTATTCTTCCATATTAGAAAAATAGCAAACATCCCCTAAACGGTTAAACCTAACGATCAAAACATAACTACGGTAAAATTGAcaagaatatatttttacacagaatatagatgtcatttaaagtcccagtgaactGGAATTTgcgatcatttttatttctgtattttgacacatttccgatTGAAATGGAATCTTGAATGCAGAAAATAGTGTGTgtggctttcatctttctctgcgatatgattggatgtataaaaacagccgttgtaTTTTGATGAGGAAGTGGCAGCAGACTGACCGTTGAAGGGGTGGAGTTTACAGATGCTTCGCCCAAGCCGTCTGACATGCTTCATCAAAGAtggcattttcagattttttatgaatattgtGATGGAACacgcataaaaaaaaaatttcatgaaaaaataggaattgttattttttatttcacttggaCTTTAAATATTGAGCATGACACTTCAACGCCACCGAGTCCTTTTTAGTGCCTGAAGGCAGCATCATATgcagcaaaatgtaaaatgtttttcatttttgctttttgtcTTGTACCGGTTCAGTTATGGAAGCTGCTGCTGAGGAGAACACAGACAGCGTATCTCCATTGAATAAGCTGACACGCAACAAGAGGAACATTGCTTACTACAGAAGCCAGCCTGATTTCTGGGGCTGGTATAAATACTACATGGAGTCCAACAACCAGGAGGGAGTGAGTAACCTCAAACTATAACCTGTTACCTACAATCTAAAACTGTTGCCATAAAGATTCGATCTagaattatttttgtaatttgtgTTTTCCACAcactacatgaaaataaaattgtgaaTTGTCATGTTGTGAAACTTGTGAATTGTGAATTGTGAAACATGTCACAGATTAAATTAATTGTAAAATGAAggcttgaaatcaaactttcatGCTTGTAGGTAATCCAAGATATTAGCCTGGATTTCACATACAGGATCGTATATTTTGGGCTGTTAAATATTGGTTCTCATTTAGATGTCACATTTAGGC is from Triplophysa dalaica isolate WHDGS20190420 chromosome 3, ASM1584641v1, whole genome shotgun sequence and encodes:
- the retreg1 gene encoding reticulophagy regulator 1 isoform X1 translates to MAHRGGCDRVVGSEVEPVGESAGLKSGGEMAEKEEEHPTAVCHPAGTYPFCRISKLINWKRPLWTSAFFATTNIVFWLVSLSPCRLFSIISLCLAVLVKIQLMRDVALFRSRGAALWRSMTSSWDVIESVQEGKSASGSPFTDFWMSFKLFIEETSSFKQQNPGKFCLLVCSMCSFLAILGRYIPGVVISYILVLGIFLWPLVSSQEFGMWFEPVLQKLDFGVGEFIQKIKENHEKRILRSQVEKESIEADLSSLFPKMDSTVCKELSISDTEVSEVTWTDNGTFNLSEGHTPLTENSDDSDRRSDEEVFTGGLPEFPSMDNGLGTNGEDDEDLSIGMPTPLSHPSRYGSTQSEEEPTVQPLEIMQRLAGDMITAAVTAAMQERLEAAVPLALVQALAEESDSEAEDFELLDQSELEQLEGELGLDRESRDNQSKPSKPSGFLSKLLGRH
- the retreg1 gene encoding reticulophagy regulator 1 isoform X2; this encodes MLKPRAFEMTAEDHGSTLSWDVIESVQEGKSASGSPFTDFWMSFKLFIEETSSFKQQNPGKFCLLVCSMCSFLAILGRYIPGVVISYILVLGIFLWPLVSSQEFGMWFEPVLQKLDFGVGEFIQKIKENHEKRILRSQVEKESIEADLSSLFPKMDSTVCKELSISDTEVSEVTWTDNGTFNLSEGHTPLTENSDDSDRRSDEEVFTGGLPEFPSMDNGLGTNGEDDEDLSIGMPTPLSHPSRYGSTQSEEEPTVQPLEIMQRLAGDMITAAVTAAMQERLEAAVPLALVQALAEESDSEAEDFELLDQSELEQLEGELGLDRESRDNQSKPSKPSGFLSKLLGRH